A section of the Lathamus discolor isolate bLatDis1 chromosome 6, bLatDis1.hap1, whole genome shotgun sequence genome encodes:
- the CCND1 gene encoding G1/S-specific cyclin-D1: protein MEHQLLCCEVETVRRAYHDANLLNDRVLQTMLKAEETCSPSVSYFKCVQKEILPYMRKIVATWMLEVCEEQKCEEEVFPLAMNYLDRFLSFEPLKKSRLQLLGATCMFVASKMKETIPLTAEKLCIYTDNSIRPEELLQMELLLVNKLKWNLAAMTPHDFIEHFLTKMPLAEDTKQIIRKHAQTFVALCATDIKFISNPPSMIAAGSVVAAVQGLHLGNTNTFLSYQCLTHFLSQVIKCDPDCLRACQEQIESLLESSLRQAQQHNVSSETKTVEDEADLSCTPTDVRDVNI, encoded by the exons ATGGAAcatcagctgctgtgctgcGAGGTGGAGACCGTCCGACGAGCCTACCACGATGCCAACCTCCTCAATGACAGAGTGCTGCAGACGATGCTGAAGGCGGAGGAGACCTGCTCGCCCTCCGTCTCCTACTTCAAGTGCGTGCAGAAAGAAATCTTGCCATATATGAGGAAAATAGTTGCCACTTGGATGTTGGAG GTTTGTGAGGAGCAGAAGTGCGAAGAGGAAGTTTTCCCCTTGGCTATGAATTATTTGGACAGATTTTTGTCGTTTGAGCCCCTCAAGAAAAGTCGGTTGCAATTGCTCGGAGCTACCTGCATGTTTGTGGCTTCAAAAATGAAGGAAACTATTCCTCTGACCGCGGAAAAACTGTGCATTTATACAGATAACTCCATCAGGCCGGAAGAATTACTG caaaTGGAGCTGCTTCTGGTGAATAAGCTGAAATGGAATCTGGCTGCAATGACCCCCCACGATTTCATTGAACATTTCCTTACTAAAATGCCTCTCGCAGAGGACACCAAGCAGATCATCCGTAAACATGCTCAGACTTTTGTGGCTCTGTGCGCTACAG atattaaatttatttcaaaccCACCTTCCATGATTGCAGCTGGCAGTGTGGTAGCAGCTGTGCAAGGCCTGCATCTGGGGAACACTAACACTTTCCTGTCCTATCAATGCCTCACACACTTCCTATCACAAGTTATCAAATGTGATCCG GATTGTTTACGAGCCTGCCAAGAACAGATTGAGTCCCTCCTTGAATCCAGTCTACGTCAGGCACAACAGCACAACGTATCTTCAGAAACAAAGACTGTAGAGGATGAAGCAGACCTTTCCTGCACACCTACTGATGTGCGAGATGTGAACATTTAA